The following DNA comes from Palaemon carinicauda isolate YSFRI2023 chromosome 27, ASM3689809v2, whole genome shotgun sequence.
cgtatgtcattatgaagagtagactgataataacaaatggttacgtcctcaatgttttgtaaacaaattccctttaataaagacacagttcccggtcacgtacatacCCTACGACctacaaatcaatgtttgtaaacaatccctttaatagtaacacactatgtttacgtcctcAAGGTTAGGTGAACAGTTCCTCGACacctataaacacgtacgtacgtccttacgaagagtagactgataataacaaatgggtacgtcctcaatgttttgtaaacaaattccctttaataaagtcACAGTTCCGGTCATGTACCCTatgaccttcaaatcaatgtttgtaaacaaaaacttatacccaccgtcacgtacatatgtcataacgtaccctacgaccttcaaatcaatgtttgtaaacaaaaacttataccccaCCGTCACGTACATATCTCATTACGTACcgaacgaccttcaaatcaatgtttgtaaacaaaaaactttaaataatactacacttcgtACCCAGTGACCTTCGCCGGGTACAGAGTTACTTCCGGGTGAGCCGCTATGGCCATACccttcatttccgggtgagccgctGTGGCCATTTTATGACTACTAAGATGATTAGGTGTTATTGTTAGTTTATCATCATAGATGTTCCAATTTAGGCCTAAGACTTTATAGGTTTGCTTCtcttctgattttatgcgataagcACCCGCAAAAGTATTCAAAAGATCACTATTACTAGTCCCTATTACAAGTGCGCCTGTGCAAATATTCTGTTTGCgccaaaaaataagtttattaagTCATCTTCACTGTTGAAGGTAAATTGAAGGTTGTCCACGTATAATCCCCTTCTCATCATATCCACTACTTCAGTGCAACTCGTATCTTTTCTCACAGCTGCCAGATGTGATTTAATAGTGGCATTCAACAGAAACGGAGAACACGTAGCACCAAACAATACCACCCTAAGCCTATATATGATTAATTTGCTATTTGGATCCGTTGGGTCTTGCAACCACGAAAACTGTGTGTAATTGCGGTCTTCTTCTCTCAATTGCACCATAAGAAACGCTTTTTCTATATCACTAATACAGGCGTCGTTGTTAGTTCTGAACTGCAATAAGACTTTGAGCAAATCTGTCGTAATATGTGGTCCAGTCCACAGACAGTCGTTAAGGCTCAATTCATTTTTACCGTGTCTCCAGGAACAGTCAAAAACTATTCTAATTGGAGTGGTGGCACTATCTTTCAGTACACTATGATGTGCTAGATAATGACAATTTTCAACTGCATTGTTTTTATCTGCCCTTTCAATGAACCCCCCATCTTCCTGATCCTTTAGGATTTTCTGATTGTGGTTCAGGTAGGCTTCATCCCTCTGAAATTTTGCACATTGTTGTTTAACCCGGCCCAACGCCATGCCAAAATTAGATGGAAGCCTTGACTTATTAGACTTCCATGGTAAGGCCACAACATATTGCTTCTCCATTGAGGAATATACAATGGTACTTTCAAAGCCTTCTAGAACCTTTCGATCATGTTCTTTCAATTCATTGCAGTCAATACCTACTTTatctaaattccacaaaatatccaaatcattctttatatcaccatcaaatttatgagtagcttcaattacttCCTCGTTAGTTGCTAGCTTTAACACAGTTACCTGGGTTTCCTGCACTGGAGGGGCATTACAGGACCCTGTCACAACATATCCAAATATGGTAGGTAACAATATCAATTTTCCAGCTTTTCTAATCCGGGGTGTAATATGTTACAGACATTATCAACGCCTACCAACATACCAATGGGTGCTTGCTTGTCCACAGGCAGATCGAAATCCTTGTCcgctagacaaattttggttttacaTAACGTTTTCAAATTTTGTTTAACGTTGAATTTCTTAGTATACTCTGGTAACTCATCTACCACAATACAATCTATAATAATCAATCTACCCTTATAAGGTATGGAAACACTAACCGTCTCATACTCGTTCATAGGTTTGCTTGTCAAATAACCCCTTAAGGCGATTTTTTCCGTGCCTTTAGATCTATACTGTACGTCCTTAAGTGCTGACCTTCTGATAAAGGTTCGTTCTGCACAAGTGTCCAATAATCCATGAAGGCGTACCAAATATCTTCCTCTTTACCTTTTAACACAATTGTGGCTGTTGGTAAAATTGACCTCTGCTTGGATTTCTGACCCTGACCACTTACGGAAAGTGTTCCAACCtgcacaccattattattaggtttatttgctgatttatttgttgatttacttAGTTCGCTGGTTTGTTGTTTATCACATAATACACGATGATGTTTTAATCTGCATCCGTTTCCATAAACTTGCTTTTTACAATCTACACTAAAGTGTTTATTcgatgcacacacaaaacataatcgTAAAAACCCGAGACGACTCAATTTCTTATCTCTACTGGCATAAGTTTTACACTGGGTCCACCAGTGTTCGCCTTCACACAATGCACATTTTCTTGTTTGTTGAGAactaaatttattcacatttcctttGCTCTTAGGTCCAACAGATTGTGATTGATTCACTGTAAACGTAGATATTGTTGATGAAGTTCCAGGTTTACTTACATCCGTTGAGACAGAAGATCTTACATTGTGAATTTCTTCTTCCAGATATTTCTTATATGTATCAAATATAAGTCAATCATCCCCACTTCTGCGTTTTAcagtttcactaacactcttaggCAACTTACCATGAAGCAAAATAGTGTAGAGTTCATTCAACTGCAGGTTTTCACTCTCTAATGATCTGATCGAGCATTCAAAATTTGCTCTGAATGATTACAATgcttctgaatcaggagatggagacTCCATTTCTAATAATTTTCTTACTAGAACTCGTTTGATCTCATCCTTTTTCCCATATGTGGTTCGGAGGAGAGATATAGCTTGTGAATAATTCGCAGCTTCCAACTTAAATCCTGAAATCAGTTTTagatagtggaccagtcacggctgatgatacacattgtaaggaaattttccttattaNNNNNNNNNNNNNNNNNNNNNNNNNNNNNNNNNNNNNNNNNNNNNNNNNNNNNNNNNNNNNNNNNNNNNNNNNNNNNNNNNNNNNNNNNNNNNNNNNNNNNNNNNNNNNNNNNNNNNNNNNNNNNNNNNNNNNNNNNNNNNNNNNNNNNNNNNNNNNNNNNNNNNNNNNNNNNNNNNNNNNNNNNNNNNNNNNNNNNNNNNNNNNNNNNNNNNNNNNNNNNNNNNNNNNNNNNNNNNNNNNNNNNNNNNNNNNNNNNNNNNNNNNNNNNNNNNNNNNNNNNNNNNNNNNNNNNNNNNNNNNNNNNNNNNNNNNNNNNNNNNNNNNNNNNNNNNNNNNNNNNNNNNNNNNNNNNNNNNNNNNNNNNNNNNNNNNNNNNNNNNNNNNNNNNNNNNNNNNNNNNNNNNNNNNNNNNNNNNNNNNNNNNNNNNNNNNNNNNNNNNNNNNNNNNNNNNNNNNNNNNNNNNNNNNNNNNNNNNNNNNNNNNNNNNNNNNNNNNNNNcactctctatttgtgcaatatcctttttggtagtgtgggtaccatatcaaattgcagtactcgagtatactacgtacataagttttgtaaagcataatcatgtgttcagcttttcttgttttaaagtgtctgaataacattcctatttttgctttacatttagccaacagtgttgctattttggtcgttgcataacatattcctatttaacattacaccaaggtctttaattgcttccttgtttgtgattgtctcgttattaggtccttgtatgcatataccattccttctctgtttccataatttattgatttgaatttattggagttaaataccatcctatttatctccgcccattcatatattttgtttagatctcgttgtagtgagttcctatcttcatcacaagtaatttctctacttattcttgtgtcatctgcgaaaattctcactacagagtttttaacatcacagtctatgtctgagatcataataacaaagagCAGTGCatctaataccgtaccttgtggaacgccagatattacccgagcttcatctgatttctcgccacttgcaaccactatctgttttttgttttcctggaattcttttacccattttcctatctttcctacaacattgtgctttttcatttttttctctaatatattatggtctaccttgtcaaaggcttttgcaaaatctagatagatcacatctgtgtctttttcatttatcatatttttgtatatgttttcatagtgtgctatcagttgggtttgtgtactttatccgggcacaaaaccgtgttgacctatattaaacaaattatttttaaccaaatgattcattattttcttttttattaccctctcatacactttcataatatgtgatgttagactaataggtctataattgctcgcctctagtcttgatccacttttgaaaatagcggTTATATAAGCTActctatgtttaacatatatcttgctcatatctacactttatcttagcagtattgcaagaggcttcgcgatagtgtgtacagttttttttttaacaaaatatctgggactccatctggtccggctgccaatccatttttaatttcgcttatagccttgacaatatctgcttcattaatatatatatccgttagatattcaactttttcttctctcatttttgtttcattattctcattctcaattcttggcgtgaactcacttttatatttttctgctaatatgttgcatatttcctttttttcattcgttaaccgtccttcaattcttagagggcatatttctaatctccctttattcatcttttttcattggagtaaagtactttgggtttttttaatatttcgaagagtcctttcttctaagtaccttttttcattttctttcgattgtataatgttttgttttgcattttctatcttacattttatttccatcattttccacacatttttttttgcatgatttttcttccattttctaattttctgaaataagatccttccgtCTCTTGGtaatatgtttattgttttttttttcggtacatattttttaacaattttctccagtattttgtacagtatgtccgtatttacctgtatagtaTCACTTaggaatacatttttccattatttgttcagttcttcacttatttctgaccattttatattcttactgtaaaaattatatttttcatatccttcccaacattttgtgctttgattaattctgcgatatcttgctttggaatggactattaattctatgacattgtggtctgaaattcccgtattatacactattatttctttaacataattcacctcattcacaaatactagatctaggacattttcctttctcgttggaatgtggtttatttgttgcatattatgttctaatagcatatcttgaagcttttcaaattgcctcttatcttttgagagagagagagagagagagagagagagagagagagagagagagagagagagagagagagagaagaggtgatGATAACTTCTATAAAGGGCATGAAATTACTAACACAAATATACTATAAAAGAGC
Coding sequences within:
- the LOC137620975 gene encoding uncharacterized protein; its protein translation is MRSLESENLQLNELYTILLHVNQSQSVGPKSKGNVNKFSSQQTRKCALCEGEHWWTQCKTYASRDKKLSRLGFLRLCFVCASNKHFSVDCKKQVYGNGCRLKHHRVLCDKQQTSELSKSTNKSANKPNNNGVQVGTLSVSGQGQKSKQRSILPTATIVLKGKEEDIWYAFMDYWTLVQNEPLSEGSCNAPPVQETQVTVLKLATNEEVIEATHKFDGDIKNDLDILWNLDKVGIDCNELKEHDRKVLEGFESTIVYSSMEKQYVVALPWKSNKSRLPSNFGMALGRVKQQCAKFQRDEAYLNHNQKILKDQEDGGFIERADKNNAVENCHYLAHHSVLKDSATTPIRIVFDCSWRHGKNELSLNDCLWTGPHITTDLLKVLLQFRTNNDACISDIEKAFLMVQLREEDRNYTQFSWLQDPTDPNSKLIIYRLRVVLFGATCSPFLLNATIKSHLAAVRKDTSCTEVVDMMRRGLYVDNLQFTFNSEDDLINLFFGANRIFAQAHL